TCCCTTTTCCGGGTCATTGTTGTTTCATGAAACTCATCCCAGAACTTCTCGAACATCTCCTCGCTATATGTTTTTTTATGTTCCCAGTTCTCGGCAGGTTTGCTGGTCCACAAGTCATAATTAACCACCTTCACGCGGGTAATGCCCGACATGTTTGTAGGAATAATTTCAACTAATTTTTTCTGCTCTATTTTGGTGAAAAAGCGTCTTGTTTTGTGCCTTTTCCAATGGAACAACCCGGCCCATTTTACGAAGCTCATCAGTGACTCACCTCTTTTGCATTCAACGTTACAAGAGCGGATGTTGGCAATAGAATCTTTGTAATTAACTTTGGTAAGCACCATTAAAAATGCTTCCAGGTAGGTGAACTCACTTTCTCTCTGGTTTAAAGCTTCAATTAATAACGCTTTGGGTACTAAAATGTATCCCTTTGTTAGTGCATCATAGGGCAAAATGTTTTTCTCTTCGTTCATTTGTAAGTGGTTTACGTGGTAATTAAATTATTGCTTCTCAGCTAACGGATGCAAAAGTATGCAAACCGGAAATGCGTTCCAAATATTTGGTGTGAAACGGCGTGAAATGTGTGTAAATATGAGACTATGGTGGTTAACGATGTTTTTTGGTGTGTTTTGAGATTATTTGGCTTTACGGGGATGGAATTATGATGAAACTTTTAAACAAAACTGGGGCCCCTACTTGGGCCCCGTTTTTTGCTCGTTATGTATTTGATTAATAGCCGTTTGCAGAGCCCTTAAAAATTTAGGTGCACGCGGATGTGTCACAGAATAAACAAATAAGAAAATAAGTTTATAATAAATTATAAACCGCTCAATTTGTCTTTTTTGAATTATAAAACCGGGTAAATGAAATCTTCAATAGTTTACAAAATTGGTGATATTCAGTCTTTCGTGGATAATCTTCTTTTGTATGCGTCAGGTGGTCCCCATGCCTTGACAATCATATTCGCAAGTCCGGGAGCCAACTGTCTGTCGTTTTCATCATATCCGTTGGCCGTTAGCATTTCAAACATAACCTTCGATTCTCTGATCTTTTTTCTGAATTTCCGGGTGGCTGTTTCCGGTCTCGAGTAACCTGTAAAGTAGAGCATTGCAAAGTCAGATACTCTGATAAATCCTGAAAATTCATTCAGCGGATTTTCGTCTGTGTAATTCATAAGTGATATGTTTTTTGATGATTAATAATTTGTGAAATAAGCTTTTAAAACAAACTTTTTAAAGCGGGGCGCAAAGATAAATAAATTAACTTAATATAAACAAATGTGTTTAACTATTTAATTTTTATGCAAAAATAAATGTATTAATAAATAACTATGTATCTGTGCAATGCATTCTGTAATTTCTATAATTCTCAGAACGTTACACTCATGACTACATAAAAATGTATTAAATTTATTCTAGAATAATTTTTATTTATTGGAGAATGGATTTTATTTATTGAGGAATGGTTTGGGAAGGTAAAGGCAATAATTTTAGCTATATGAATAATAAATCTTTTTACTATCTATGCGCTATATTTTTTCTTTTATGTGCTAATGAGGGGTTCTAATTTATTTGCAAATATAATTGTGACTTTATTTTATATTTATTTTCTTTGATATGTTGACTTATTGTGAAATAATATAGTATTAAAATACAGTTTTATATTATTGTAATATAGGGCATCCTAATCTTATTGTATACCGCTTATATGTTAAATATTAGACTTTTCTAATCTCCTTAAAATAGTTTCATTTTATGCATATTTATTTGAAAAATAATTTTATCTTTGTATAGATTCTGATTATGGTTAAATTTAAGTGCTGATTTTAACCAACTCATTATTTCCTGAAACTTAAAAAGAAAACACAGGCAATCAAGCTTAATAAAACATTCATCCGTTTGGATTTGTTTTTTATAATGATTGCACATAGAAATATATTTTTAAATAATATACCTTATGTCTGAAACAATTAAACAACAACTTGTCAACTCTCAGGCAGTCATGCCTAAGAGCCGTAAACGTATTGATGAAATACCGTTCCCGAGAATTGATCCTGAATTTTGTATTGACTGCGGAGAGTGCAGGGCCATCTGTCCCAGTAAGGCTTTGGTTACTCTCGATGATGTAGTGTTTATTAATGAGTCCAAATGTAGTAAATGTCGCTTGTGTGCGGCTGTTTGTCCCGTAGAAGCTATTCATTGAGTTTGCCTCATTTAGAACGTTAGTGATAAACTGATAAGCCTGCCATAAGTATCGTAGGTTGCTATGATACACTTATGGTAGGCTTATTTTTTGCCCATGCTGCAAATAATTCTTATCTTTCCGCAGTAATTAGTTATCTCACAAATTTATAAATCATAAGAATGAAAAAAGTATATATCGTAGGCGGACTGCTTGCGGCTTGCTGTCTTTATGGCACCAATGTATCGGTAGCCGCTGTTGGAAACGATA
This genomic interval from uncultured Bacteroides sp. contains the following:
- a CDS encoding 4Fe-4S binding protein yields the protein MSETIKQQLVNSQAVMPKSRKRIDEIPFPRIDPEFCIDCGECRAICPSKALVTLDDVVFINESKCSKCRLCAAVCPVEAIH
- a CDS encoding DUF4248 domain-containing protein translates to MNYTDENPLNEFSGFIRVSDFAMLYFTGYSRPETATRKFRKKIRESKVMFEMLTANGYDENDRQLAPGLANMIVKAWGPPDAYKRRLSTKD